From Bos mutus isolate GX-2022 chromosome 5, NWIPB_WYAK_1.1, whole genome shotgun sequence, one genomic window encodes:
- the DUSP6 gene encoding dual specificity protein phosphatase 6, protein MIDTLRPVPFASEMAISKTVAWLNEQLELGNERLLLMDCRPQELYESSHIESAINVAIPGIMLRRLQKGSLPVRALFTRGEDRDRFTRRCGTDTVVLYDESSSDWNENTGGESVLGLLLKKLKDEGCRAFYLEGGFSKFQAEFALHCETNLDGSCSSSSPPLPVLGLGGLRISSDSSSDIESDLDRDPNSATDSDGSPLSNSQPSFPVEILPFLYLGCAKDSTNLDVLEEFGIKYILNVTPNLPNLFENAGEFKYKQIPISDHWSQNLSQFFPEAISFIDEARGKNCGVLVHCLAGISRSVTVTVAYLMQKLNLSMNDAYDIVKMKKSNISPNFNFMGQLLDFERTLGLSSPCDNRVPTQQLYFTTPSNQNVYQVDSLQST, encoded by the exons ATGATAGATACGCTCAGACCCGTGCCCTTCGCGTCGGAAATGGCGATCAGCAAGACGGTGGCGTGGCTCAACGAGCAGCTGGAGCTGGGCAACGAGCGGCTGCTGTTGATGGACTGCCGGCCGCAGGAGCTGTACGAGTCGTCCCACATCGAGTCCGCCATCAACGTGGCCATTCCAGGGATCATGCTGCGGCGCCTGCAGAAGGGCAGCCTGCCGGTGCGCGCGCTATTCACGCGCGGCGAGGACCGGGACCGCTTCACCCGGCGCTGCGGCACCGATACCGTGGTGCTCTACGATGAGAGCAGCAGCGACTGGAACGAGAATACGGGCGGCGAGTCGGTGCTCGGGCTGCTGCTCAAGAAGCTCAAGGACGAGGGATGCCGGGCGTTCTACCTGGAAG GTGGTTTCAGTAAGTTCCAAGCCGAGTTCGCCCTGCACTGCGAGACCAATCTAGACGGCTCGTGTAGCAGCAGCTCGCCACCGTTGCCAGTGCTGGGGCTCGGGGGCCTGCGGATCAGCTCCGACTCCTCCTCGGACATTGAGTCTGACCTTGACCGAGACCCCAATAGTGCAACGGACTCGGATGGCAGCCCGCTGTCCAACAGTCAGCCTTCTTTCCCTGTGGAGATCTTGCCCTTTCTCTATTTGGGCTGTGCCAAGGACTCCACCAACCTGGACGTGTTGGAGGAGTTTGGCATCAAGTACATCTTGAACGTCACCCCCAACTTGCCGAATCTCTTTGAGAATGCAGGAGAGTTCAAATACAAGCAGATCCCCATCTCGGATCACTGGAGCCAAAACCTGTCCCAGTTTTTCCCTGAGGCCATTTCTTTCATAG ATGAAGCCCGGGGCAAAAACTGTGGCGTCCTGGTGCATTGCTTAGCTGGCATCAGCCGCTCGGTCACTGTGACTGTGGCTTACCTTATGCAGAAGCTCAATCTGTCGATGAACGATGCTTATGACATTGTGAAGATGAAGAAATCCAACATCTCCCCCAACTTCAACTTCATGGGCCAGCTGCTGGACTTCGAGAGGACGCTGGGACTGAGCAGCCCCTGTGACAACCGCGTCCCCACACAGCAGCTCTATTTCACCACCCCCTCCAACCAGAATGTCTACCAGGTGGACTCTCTGCAATCCACGTGA